The nucleotide sequence TGCCGCTACAAAAGGTATCAGATTTGCTGCTTTAATGGCCCCGCCTTTGGCAATTGGTGTCGGTATATTAACCGGGCAAATAGAAAGACTAATTATAATGAGTAGGGACGGATTGGTAAAATATGCTCTCTATCCAACAATTGGGTTAGTGTTTTTATTGAGTATCGCAAAATATGGTGCTAAAATTCCGCAAATCCTCATTCCAACAACTTATGTGCCGATTGCCGCTTATGCCTTCTTGGCATCAATTGCCATATTGATATTGTATAAGATTGTGGATATTGTAACTTCAAATAACGAACTAAAATTAAAGAAGGGGTTTTCTTTAGCATTAGCAGTTGCTTTAGTCCTTCCACCACTTGCAAATGCAGTCCCATTCTACACAGCACCAACATTCAACAATGGATGGAAGGAAAGTTTAGATTGGATTAAAAACAACACCCCAAACAACGCTGTTATAACATGTTGGTGGGATAACGGACACATCTATACGTGGGCTACAAGAAAGATGGTAACATTTGATGGAGGTAGCCAAAATTCCCCAAGGGCTTACTGGGTAGGTAGGGCATTCTCAACATCAAACGAAGAACTTGCAGTTGGAATATTGAGGATGCTTGCCACAAGTGGAGATGAGGCATTTAGGGAAGGTAGTGTACTTATGAACAAAACACATAACAACGTCTCAAAAACCGTAAAGATATTGAATGAAATACTTCCAGTAAACAGAAGTACTGCATACAAAATTTTAACAGAAAAATATGGTTTGACAGATAAAGAGGCAAAGGAAGTATTAAATGCCACACATCCAGAAAATCCAAATCCGGATTATCTAATAACCTACAACAGAATGACTGATATCGCTCCTGTGTGGAGTATGTTCGGTAATTGGAACTTTGATTTACCACCAAATACACCAAATGAAAAGAGAGATAAAGGATACTACTTTAAAGGAAAAGGAATGATAAACAATAACTCAATCGTTACTCAAGTACAAGTTGGAAATCTCTACTATATAACGAATATTCCATTCACATTAGAGAACATAACAACTGCAGCAGTTGCCTATGAGAACGGAAGAGCAAAAGTTGTTGGACAAGTGAAGTTCCACAAAATAATTATAAAAACTCCAAAAGAAGTTATTGGAAAAGTTATTGATAATGAAGGGCAATTAAGTGAGGTTGTAAGAATAGAGCCCGATGGAAGAATCTATGTATGGGTAGTGTCAAAGAACCTTGAAGATAGTGTATATACAAGATTACATTTACTCGATGGGTATGGATTAAAGCATATAAAATTGGTTAAAGCAAGTTATGATCCAACAAACTTTGGGGTTCAGCCAGGATTTAAGGTTTATAAGGTAGATTATGGAACTGAATATCTAAAATAATCCAAAAATTAATATTTCCTATTTTTCTTTTTTGCTTTCTAAATTTCAGAGGGAAAATATGAGGGAATATTTAATAAAAGATTCCAAAGTTGCAAATCTTCTTTTTGATAAATCAGAATACATAAAAATAAGAGAAGATATGGTGAGAGAAATAAACAGTGGAAAGGTATCAGAACAAGAGTTAATGTATCTAAAATCTCTTACATTTGGATTTGATGTTTATTTAAAAGTATTAGATAGGTTTATTCCATGTAATCCAAAAGAATTATCGAGTGATGCAACTTTGGTGGATTTAGTAGAAGAACTTTTGAAGGTTTCAATATTTTTGTTAGATAGTAATATCAAAGGAAGGGATTCAAGTATTGGTGGAGATATTGACGATATTTGGAAATGGGAAGAATACATGTGTAAAGAACATAATCTAAACCTTAAAAAGTCATATTATACAGATTTAGGTTATTATTGGGATAATTATGGAGATTATATATTTGGAATAAACAAAGACGATGAAAATGAGGTAATATTGATATGCCGTGATGTACATGGCAATACAGGAATTTTAAAAGTTCCATTAGATGACTTTATTGAAGATGTAGTTAAATTGTCAGAAGAGTATCTAAGATTTGAAATTTCAGAATGTCCAAAAACTTTGGAGATATATGAATGGGAGATAAATGGAATAAAAGAAAAACTCAATAAACTATATAGTTTTTTAAAAAAATAACTTTTATATCATTAAAAGACAAAGGGGTTTTTATGTTTCTCTTAGACCCATTTTCTGGGATTAGTGGAGATATGTTTTTATCGGCGATGATTGATTTTGTTGATAGAGGAGATCTTATAAATACCATCAAAAAAGTTATTGATGTTGATATTGAAATAAAAAAGGTTAAAAAATGCCATATAGTGGCGAATAAAGTTGATATAATCCCAAAGGATGTTGATTATAAGACAGATACCTATAAAGACATCAAAAACATTATTAAAAACTCCAATATTCAGGAAGATGTTAAAATCTCTGCATTAGAAATTTTAAAGATATTGGCTGAGGCTGAAAGCAAAGTTCATAATATAAGTATAGGGGATGTACATTTCCACGAAGTTGGGAATTATGATACAATAACTGATATAGTTGGAGCATCTTATATAATAAATAAATTAAATTTAAAAGATAAATGCCTATATAAGCCAATAAATGTTGGAAATGGATTTGTAAGAACTGAGCATGGATTATTGCCAGTTCCAGCACCAGCAACGGCAGAGATATTGAAAGGGCTTAAAATATCCTTCTCTGATATAAAAGAGGAATTAACAACACCAACTGGAGCAGCAATAATAAAATACATAAACCCAAAATTAGTTGAAGGAAGTTTTATAATAAAAGAGGTTTCTTATGGATCTGGAGATAAAGATTTGGAGATACCAAATGTTTTAAGAGTTTTTAGAGTTGAAAATATAAAGAGGGAAGATATAGTTTTATTGGAAACGAATGTTGATGACATTTCAGCAGAGATATTGGGTTACCTATATGAAGTTTTAGATGGGAAGGTTAGGGATTTACACTTTATCCCAACTCATATGAAGAAGAATAGGCCTGCCTGCACAATTAGGGCTATTGTTGATAAAGGCAGAGTTGAGGAGGTAACTAAGATTATAATGAGAGAAACTGGCACTTTGGGAGTTAGAATATTTAATATAGAGAGAATAACAGCAGATAGAGAGTTTAAAACTATAAAGTTGTTTGATGAAGATGTTAGAATAAAATTTGGAAAAATTGATAATGAAATAATCTCAGAAAAACCAGAGTTTGAGGATTTGAAGAAGATATCTAAAAAATATGGCATTCCATTAAAAGATTTGTATAAAATTATTTTCTCAAAGCATTTGAGATGAGGGATTTTCATGAGGGTTGAGGTTTTAAGATTAGGACATAGAGGAGATAGGGATAAAAGGATATCAACACATGTTGCTTTAACAGCAAGAGCCTTAGGGGCTGATAAGATAATATTTACTGTAGAAGATGAACATGTTGAAGAAAGTGTAAAGAAGGTTGTAGAAAATTGGGGAGGAAATTTTAAATTTGAAGTTGTAAAAAAATGGAAGGGATATGTTAAAAATTTTAAAAATAATGGAATCGTGGTTCATTTAACAATGTATGGAGCAAGTGTCAATGAGATAATAAATGAGATAAAAGAGAAATTTAAAGAAAAGGATATTTTAATTATTATAGGGGCGGAGAAAGTTCCAAAAGAAGCGTATGAACTTGCTGATTATAACATATCCATTGGGAATCAACCACATTCGGAAGTTGCTGCACTTGCAATTTTTTTAGATAGATTATTTGAAGGGGAAACACTCTATAGAGAATTTGAAAATGCAAAGATTAAGATAGTTCCTTCAAATGATAAAAAGGTTGTTATAAGATCTGACAGTGTG is from Methanotorris formicicus Mc-S-70 and encodes:
- the larC gene encoding nickel pincer cofactor biosynthesis protein LarC — translated: MFLLDPFSGISGDMFLSAMIDFVDRGDLINTIKKVIDVDIEIKKVKKCHIVANKVDIIPKDVDYKTDTYKDIKNIIKNSNIQEDVKISALEILKILAEAESKVHNISIGDVHFHEVGNYDTITDIVGASYIINKLNLKDKCLYKPINVGNGFVRTEHGLLPVPAPATAEILKGLKISFSDIKEELTTPTGAAIIKYINPKLVEGSFIIKEVSYGSGDKDLEIPNVLRVFRVENIKREDIVLLETNVDDISAEILGYLYEVLDGKVRDLHFIPTHMKKNRPACTIRAIVDKGRVEEVTKIIMRETGTLGVRIFNIERITADREFKTIKLFDEDVRIKFGKIDNEIISEKPEFEDLKKISKKYGIPLKDLYKIIFSKHLR
- a CDS encoding STT3 domain-containing protein, encoding MTEYLNKISEFFKSHGYIKIFLIVLVISLISFQLRAQPADMGFTNYPELKKMFSDEHGRMYLVALDPYYYLRLSENLYKHGYVGETLKEVDGKKVPYDTCQYAPPGHPVSWEPPVICIVELLLYEIWHSIDPTVSIMNAAFWVPAILSMLLGIPIYFIIRRATLSDIGGIVGALLLISSPGLLYKTSAGFADTPIFEVLPILFIVWFIIEAIHNQNNIKKLLAFGGLSVVLTALYPKMWSAWWYAFDIVSVSLVIYGIYLMVSKKLGKTIQHENTKHILYLIGFYIIGSTFLISLIHGVDVVVSAVTSPLGYQVALTTTTEHTTGWPNVYTTVAELSKPKFADIVNNSIGGKTLFILGIIGIFISFLSLRSGKKEFDVKYAILLTIWLLATGYAATKGIRFAALMAPPLAIGVGILTGQIERLIIMSRDGLVKYALYPTIGLVFLLSIAKYGAKIPQILIPTTYVPIAAYAFLASIAILILYKIVDIVTSNNELKLKKGFSLALAVALVLPPLANAVPFYTAPTFNNGWKESLDWIKNNTPNNAVITCWWDNGHIYTWATRKMVTFDGGSQNSPRAYWVGRAFSTSNEELAVGILRMLATSGDEAFREGSVLMNKTHNNVSKTVKILNEILPVNRSTAYKILTEKYGLTDKEAKEVLNATHPENPNPDYLITYNRMTDIAPVWSMFGNWNFDLPPNTPNEKRDKGYYFKGKGMINNNSIVTQVQVGNLYYITNIPFTLENITTAAVAYENGRAKVVGQVKFHKIIIKTPKEVIGKVIDNEGQLSEVVRIEPDGRIYVWVVSKNLEDSVYTRLHLLDGYGLKHIKLVKASYDPTNFGVQPGFKVYKVDYGTEYLK
- a CDS encoding tRNA (cytidine(56)-2'-O)-methyltransferase, translated to MRVEVLRLGHRGDRDKRISTHVALTARALGADKIIFTVEDEHVEESVKKVVENWGGNFKFEVVKKWKGYVKNFKNNGIVVHLTMYGASVNEIINEIKEKFKEKDILIIIGAEKVPKEAYELADYNISIGNQPHSEVAALAIFLDRLFEGETLYREFENAKIKIVPSNDKKVVIRSDSVITRILSLLALYCTL